The sequence AGCAGGGTGGGCTCGTTCTCCAGTTCACGAATGGCGTTGGCGCTGTTGAGGGAGTTGGTCATCACCACCAGGCCACGCTTGCTGCCCAGTTGGGAGATCATGGCGGCGGTGGTTCGGCCGGAGTCGATGATGATCCTCTGATGGTCACCAATGAGTGCCGCCGCGGCCTGGCCAATGGCCAGCTTTCGCTTGGAAACTTTATGGGCCGGATCGTCGCTGACGATTTCCTGGGGCACAGGCACCGCGCCGCCGTAGCGTCTGAGCAGAAGGCCACTGGCTTCCAGGGTGGCGAGATCCTTGCGGATGGTCACTTCAGAGGTCTGAAACTCCCGGGCCAGGCTTTCCACACTGACCTCCCCCAGCTCATTGAGCAGGGTGATGATGGTATGGCGCCGTTGTTGGGTGTTACGTTTCGACATGACAACCTAAAAGTTTCGCAACGAAAGTTTCGAAGTATAAGTTAGGTTACGAAATATGCAAGAGACCCCAATAAAAAAGGTTCTTCGCACATTAGCGGGAACTAGATACGAAAACGGCTGGAAAGGTTATTGTTTAGTCGCCAAACACAAACAATCACCACCAGCCGTTCTCGATGCAAAAGCTTACCTTGCCTATCTTACCGTGGGAAGGGTTTTCCCCCACTCATACTGAGCTCCACCACGATACTCTTACCATCCATTTAACCCCCACGGGCCCCGGTCAATGTCGCTGTGGCCAAGCTGTCAGTCGGGTTCACGATGTCACTCTCCGCACTGTTCAGGAGCGTGATATTTTTGGCTACCAGACTTTGCTGTCTGTACCACTGCGCCGACTACGCTGCCCTGACTGTGGTGTGGTCACTGAGTGCCTTTCCTGGCTGGAGCCCCATGCTCGCCAGACCAACCGACTTATCCTGTACGTCGAGCAACTGCTTAAGCGGATGCCCATCAAGCACGTTAATGAGATGACCGGTTTGCACTGGCACACCCTCAAACGACTGGATAGACGGCGCCTGGCTCGGGAAGTCACCGAGCCGGACTGGAGCAAGGTACGACGGCTGGTGATGGACGAATTTGCCCTGTTCAAGGGCCACCGCTACGCCACGGTCATCGCCGATGCCGACACCCACCAGGTGCTGTGGGTTGGCGAGGGCCGTAGTCGAGAGGCGATACGACCGTTCTTCCTGACGTTGGGAGAGCACTGCCAGCATATCGAAGCGGTAGCCATGGACATGAATACCGCCTTCGACCTTGAGGTGGTGATGCATTGCCCCAATGCCGCAGTGGTCTACGACCTTTTCCATGTGGTGGCCAAATATGGCCGGGAAGTGGTGGACCGGGTGCGAGTGGACCGAGCCAATGAACTGAGGCAGGACAAACCGGCGAGACGAAGGGTGAAACGAGGTCGCTGGGTGCTGCTGAAGAACCGGGAGAACATGACCGACAAGCAGCATGCCTATCTGGAGGAACTGCTGGCCGAGAACCGGTCGCTGATGGTGGTGTATCTAATGCGGGAACAGTTGAAAGAGTTGTGGTATGCCGACTGTCCCGATGCAGCGCTAAGCCAGTGGCGGTTATGGTGGCAACAGGTCACCGAGAGCGGCATCGAGCCGCTGATTCGCTTCGCAAAGAAGCTCAAACCCTACCTCAAAGGCATTCTCGCCTCGGCTACCTACCGGCTGCACACCTGTAAGCTCGAGGGAATGAACAACAAGATAAAGGTCATCAAACGCATGGCTTACGGATACCGGGACAGCGACTACTTCTTCTTGAAGATACGAGCCGCTTTTCCCGGTAATGCGCGATGAACCATAAAAAAGCGGCCTTAAAGGCCGCTTCTTAATCAAACTGAAATACTACTTCGGCTTCTTCACCGGACGCTGCCAGTCGCTGATGTGGCGCTGCTTGGTGCGGG is a genomic window of Ferrimonas sp. YFM containing:
- a CDS encoding DeoR family transcriptional regulator, translated to MSKRNTQQRRHTIITLLNELGEVSVESLAREFQTSEVTIRKDLATLEASGLLLRRYGGAVPVPQEIVSDDPAHKVSKRKLAIGQAAAALIGDHQRIIIDSGRTTAAMISQLGSKRGLVVMTNSLNSANAIRELENEPTLLMTGGTWDPHSESFQGQVAEQVLRSYDFDQLFIGADGIDVSRGTTTFNELIGLSKVMAEAAREVVVMVESNKVGRKIPNLELPWEKVSVLITDDELSDEATAQIEIHGVRVIRASSQS
- a CDS encoding ISL3 family transposase; this encodes MQKLTLPILPWEGFSPTHTELHHDTLTIHLTPTGPGQCRCGQAVSRVHDVTLRTVQERDIFGYQTLLSVPLRRLRCPDCGVVTECLSWLEPHARQTNRLILYVEQLLKRMPIKHVNEMTGLHWHTLKRLDRRRLAREVTEPDWSKVRRLVMDEFALFKGHRYATVIADADTHQVLWVGEGRSREAIRPFFLTLGEHCQHIEAVAMDMNTAFDLEVVMHCPNAAVVYDLFHVVAKYGREVVDRVRVDRANELRQDKPARRRVKRGRWVLLKNRENMTDKQHAYLEELLAENRSLMVVYLMREQLKELWYADCPDAALSQWRLWWQQVTESGIEPLIRFAKKLKPYLKGILASATYRLHTCKLEGMNNKIKVIKRMAYGYRDSDYFFLKIRAAFPGNAR